A single genomic interval of Lathyrus oleraceus cultivar Zhongwan6 chromosome 7, CAAS_Psat_ZW6_1.0, whole genome shotgun sequence harbors:
- the LOC127101753 gene encoding uncharacterized protein LOC127101753 codes for MTGATGRLRPRREDSGSSTEDATIARLPVGDGSVRDGTEHASSSGQVDFSWVADEPLEEESDFCDEAVIAYAMVETISREDPPNWYCCAPKEEDRICHHFPGKQFTMYEFAFREAGIRLPFNSFQMSVFKWLRLAPSQLHPNALAFMRAFELVCQFLGIGCTRALFFHVFHLQRSGSRGRHSWVSFKQPVRLFKTYEDSVRHFKNRWYVVMPITRAALHSLYYYQRTPNGEETLMSKIPLRWQRDHFDLSTAHYRVKYAMLGEEDRLAYKKLVDYVQSFSLGFWANRQGVPYLDEAGELITEARYINTKALLECDTEEEALALLSAMPNARDRVLKLANQVGAPDRVPKKKKKTVARPLETAGDAGASPSQAASVIPSSPPRSNPINIPDSSPSPAASPLHKRKRPAGALTRSSPGSSHGPGSYLLPPCYVERSFFKAEESIAVPAPEAKAILDQDVAARRKDLARDIAAVIRVMETAMVLTDTSVSTASLEDALLQVRTEKERLSQDLSDYKEEHQLQEGLSQKLEEVEKERDQLKAAKASLEEQVVDHQKLTEDNACLRAQVESLEGKVRPLADETEEEHALGSRGELLGHIRTLNQDLVACFKEGFDNAVEQLGLLNPELVTVGSAYNCCVRDVIMACVPYVFGLRAL; via the exons ATGACAG GTGCTACCGGGCGCTTACGACCGAGGAGGGAAGATTCTGGGTCCTCCACCGAAGACGCGACAATCGCTCGTCTCCCTGTCGGGGATGGGAGTGTCCGAGATGGTACCGAACACGCCTCCTCTTCCGGGCAGGTCGACTTCTCATGGGTTGCGGACGAGCCCTTGGAGGAGGAATCAGACTTCTGTGACGAGGCCGTCATTGCTTACGCTATGGTCGAGACCATAAGCCGGGAGGATCCACCGAACTGGTATTGCTGCGCCCCCAAGGAAGAAGACCGCATTTGCCATCATTTCCCGGGGAAGCAGTTCACCATGTATGAATTTGCTTTCCGTGAGGCGGGGATTAGACTGCCCTTCAACTCCTTCCAGATGTCGGTCTTCAAGTGGCTCCGGCTGGCGCCGTCCCAACTACATCCTAATGCTCTCGCATTTATGCGGGCATTCGAGTTAGTTTGCCAGTTCCTCGGCATTGGTTGCACCCGGGCTCTCTTCTTCCACGTTTTCCATCTCCAGAGGTCCGGTTCCCGTGGTCGCCACAGTTGGGTTTCTTTCAAGCAGCCCGTGCGTCTGTTCAAGACGTACGAGGATTCTGTTCGCCATTTCAAAAACCGGTGGTACGTGGTGATGCCGATTACCCGGGCTGCCCTTCACTCTCTATACTACTATCAGCGGACACCCAATGGGGAGGAGACGCTGATGTCGAAGATACCGCTGAGGTGGCAGCGTGATCATTTCGATCTCTCCACGGCGCATTACCGAGTCAAGTATGCGATGCTCGGCGAGGAGGATAGGCTCGCGTACAAGAAGCTGGTCGATTACGTGCAGAGCTTCAGCTTGGGGTTCTGGGCGAATCGACAGGGCGTGCCCTACCTGGATGAGGCCGGGGAACTAATCACCGAGGCGCGTTATATCAATACGAAGGCTCTGCTCGAGTGTGATACCGAGGAGGAAGCTCTGGCGTTATTGA GTGCCATGCCCAATGCTCGTGATCGGGTGCTGAAGCTAGCGAATCAGGTCGGCGCTCCTGACCGGGtgcccaagaagaagaagaaaactgtGGCCCGTCCCTTGGAGACTGCTGGCGATGCCGGGGCTAGTCCCTCGCAGGCGGCGAGCGTGATTCCTTCCTCTCCTCCTCGATCTAACCCGATCAACATTCCTGATAGCAGTCCGTCGCCAGCGGCTTCTCCCCTCCATAAACGGAAGCGTCCGGCTGGGGCCCTTACCAGGTCGTCTCCAGGAAGTTCGCATGGACCGGGCAGCTATCTTCTACCTCCCTGCTATGTGGAACGGTCGTTCTTCAAGGCCGAGGAGTCGATTGCTGTGCCTGCGCCTGAGGCCAAGGCTATTCTGGACCAGGATGTTGCTGCCCGGAGGAAAGATCTGGCCAGGGATATTGCTGCTGTCATCCGGGTGATGGAGACGGCCATGGTTTTGACCGACACTTCGGTCTCCACCGCCTCGCTGGAGGATGCCCTTTTGCAGGTTCGGACGGAGAAGGAAAGACTATCTCAAGATCTGTCGGACTACAAAGAAGAGCATCAGCTGCAGGAAGGGCTGAGCCAGAAGCTGGAGGAGGTGGAAAAGGAGAGGGACCAGTTGAAGGCTGCTAAGGCGAGCTTGGAAGAGCAGGTGGTCGACCATCAGAAGCTGACCGAGGACAACGCTTGCCTACGGGCTCAGGTTGAGTCTCTCGAGGGAAAGGTCCGTCCTTTGGCAGATGAGACCGAGGAGGAACACGCCCTTGGTTCGCGCGGTGAGCTGCTAGGGCACATTCGGACTCTCAACCAAGATCTCGTGGCCTGCTTCAAAGAGGGTTTCGACAATGCTGTCGAGCAGCTCGGGCTTCTGAACCCTGAGTTGGTGACAGTAGGGTCGGCCTATAACTGCTGCGTCCGGGACG TTATCATGGCCTGCGTGCCTTATGTATTTGGCCTTCGGGCGTTGTAA
- the LOC127101754 gene encoding uncharacterized protein LOC127101754, with amino-acid sequence MAGEQHSDHSRPLDNYNMDDGPPSHETGARDGHPSTPSPEPQNNGDASHAHNLGAETFHPIPVPVEGDAVMIAMVNALNQAGSMLHQQHERIMALEAERQEARPQPVSRIQQRSEPTKKRGRRSPEPHVSRARARRDGGRAGTSPRRGHSPDNNELSPLRSDEEDLHCPLSRAIMEAPLPKGMEKPPNLAVYDGTTDPDDHVDNVNAMLDYRNDITGHLKCRLFSTTLRKGAMAWYKSLAPESITSWRVMRSMFTRHFTASRRHPKTEATLEAIVQKKNETLRSYIERFNQEAVEVDTTEHMKKYLLERGLLPGSELSRAVGIEPPRTLNELLHKAQAYIRYEEKQVAHNARSGRNAGETEHSKREDTSISRRNGDKRREERPRELREGRGPAGRYSEYTLLTAPRERILAECINSEFKQGRVRFPKPSAPKPHTDKSKYCRFHRSHGHVTEDCVHLKDAIEILIQEGHLKQYTRKNEAPRHDEPEKKRPREDTPPDNSPYQVALCVSRPEDFFLPEPLPEDKITALSPWENFPATLVISGGGTNGESAALSVKRKFDELLLTAPEQKATLTKYRGKSNPISFFLEELPGGSPNSGIPLLIRAKMAQFDVRRILVDQGSSVDIMYVHLFKTLKLDKTNLAPYVGSDLQGFNGATTRPWGYVELLVTFGEQETAREVKIQFLVVDCPSLYNCIFGRPTLAELTAVPSTVHLKMKYYTKLGRVVTIHGDIEAARRCYDAAVKGQAVVSTKSNCDNKKLKTEDPARGVNAIDLDCRIGLDETEEGRFPKERSLEHPVRPIPDGEFELIPLGDDPERTVKIGKGLPEETREELVACLKENSDLFAWNAAEMPGLDPEIACHKLALDRAAKPIAQRRRKQSPEKAEAAERAVKDLLEANFISEAQYTTWLSNVVLVKKNNGKWRMCVDYTDLNRACPKDAFPLPNIDLLIDNSAGFKLLSFMDAYSGYNQIPMSPADKKHTAFMTPTGNYYYNVMSFGLKNAGATYQRMMNKVFKDEIGDMLEVYMDDMIVKSHEEITHARHLAKVFEQARQCKMRFNPEKCTFGVRAGKFLGFYLTERGIEANPDKCRAFSEFPTPKTKKSIQSLNGVLASLSRFIAKSAQHALPFFRLLRKEATFDWTDECEQALLHLKKVLSQPPVLSRPSEKETLYLYLSVATEAVSAVLIRETDEGQKPIYFTSKALQGPELRYQQIEKVALALINTARRLRYYFLAHTIKESLESSGTGRLRRGDDPLPDSSRKRPQMDDLRRWRL; translated from the exons ATGGCCGGAGAACAACATAGCGATCACAGCCGTCCCCTCGACAACTACAATATGGACGACGGCCCGCCATCCCATGAAACGGGCGCTCGGGACGGTCATCCATCCACCCCGTCTCCAGAGCCCCAAAACAACGGGGATGCCTCTCACGCCCACAATTTAGGGGCAGAGACATTTCATCCCATTCCCGTTCCCGTTGAAGGAGACGCCGTAATGATTGCCATGGTGAATGCCCTCAATCAGGCCGGTTCTATGCTCCACCAGCAGCACGAACGAATCATGGCCCTCGAAGCCGAACGACAAGAAGCCCGGCCCCAGCCGGTGAGTAGGATACAACAACGTTCGGAGCCAACGAAGAAGCGGGGACGTCGCTCTCCAGAACCCCACGTCAGCAGGGCACGCGCCCGTCGTGACGGTGGTCGAGCGGGAACATCACCAAGGCGCGGACACAGCCCCGACAACAACGAACTGTCTCCCTTAAGGAGCGACGAGGAAGATTTGCATTGCCCCCTATCTCGGGCAATAATGGAAGCCCCGCTCCCCAAAGGCATGGAGAAACCACCAAATCTAGCTGTGTACGACGGGACTACAGATCCCGACGATCACGTCGACAACGTCAACGCGATGCTCGACTACCGCAATGATATAACCGGGCACCTCAAATGCCGACTGTTCTCAACGACCCTCAGGAAAGGGGCCATGGCTTGGTACAAAAGCTTGGCCCCTGAGTCCATTACGTCATGGAGAGTCATGAGGTCCATGTTCACCAGGCACTTTACAGCTTCCCGTCGTCACCCCAAGACTGAGGCGACCCTTGAAGCCATAGtgcagaagaagaatgaaacACTGCGCTCATACATCGAGCGATTCAACCAGGAAGCTGTCGAGGTAGATACCACCGAGCACATGAAGAAGTATCTCCTCGAGAGAGGTCTCTTGCCCGGCAGTGAACTTAGCAGAGCCGTAGGGATCGAGCCTCCCCGCACCTTAAACGAGCTCCTGCATAAAGCCCAGGCCTACATCAGATACGAGGAAAAGCAGGTGGCACACAATGCCCGCAGCGGACGTAACGCTGGGGAAACCGAGCACTCAAAACGCGAGGACACGAGCATTTCCCGTCGCAACGGAGACAAACGAAGAGAAGAAAGACCTCGCGAGCTCCGGGAAGGAAGAGGCCCCGCGGGCAGATATAGCGAGTACACCTTACTGACAGCTCCTCGGGAGCGCATCCTCGCAGAATGTATCAACTCTGAATTTAAGCAGGGCAGGGTCAGGTTCCCAAAACCGTCTGCACCAAAGCCCCACACCGACAAATCAAAGTACTGCCGGTTCCACAGAAGTCACGGGCACGTGACCGAAGACTGCGTCCACCTGAAGGATGCGATAGAAATTTTAATCCAAGAGGGGCACCTGAAGCAGTATACGAGGAAGAACGAAGCTCCCAGACACGACGAGCCAGAGAAGAAGAGACCCCGGGAAGACACACCCCCTGACAACTCTCCCTATCAAGTGGCCCTCTGCGTGTCACGACCGGAAGATTTCTTCCTCCCCGAACCATTGCCCGAGGACAAGATCACTGCACTCAGCCCCTGGGAAAACTTCCCTGCCACACTGGTGATATCAGGAGGAGGAACTAACGGGGAATCCGCGGCCCTCTCCGTCAAACGTAAGTTCGACGAACTCCTACTGACTGCCCCCGAGCAGAAAGCGACATTGACAAAATACCGGGGAAAATCCAACCCAATATCCTTCTTCCTGGAGGAACTCCCGGGCGGATCCCCGAACTCGGGCATCCCACTATTGATAAGGGCAAAGATGGCCCAATTCGACGTACGACGCATCCTGGTCGACCAAGGCAGCTCAGTGGATATCATGTACGTCCACCTCTTCAAGACTCTGAAGCTAGACAAGACCAACTTAGCCCCCTACGTCGGATCAGATCTCCAAGGATTCAACGGAGCAACAACCAGACCGTGGGGATATGTTGAGCTCCTCGTCACCTTCGGCGAACAAGAAACGGCCAGGGAAGTCAAAATCCAATTCCTGGTCGTAGACTGTCCGTCTCTCTACAATTGCATCTTTGGACGCCCGACACTGGCCGAACTCACCGCGGTCCCATCCACCGTCCACCTGAAGATGAAATACTACACCAAATTGGGACGTGTCGTCACCATCCATGGTGACATCGAAGCAGCCCGGCGATGCTACGACGCCGCAGTAAAAGGACAGGCCGTAGTCAGCACGAAGAGCAACTGCGACAACAAAAAACTCAAGACCGAGGATCCTGCCCGAGGAGTCAACGCCATCGACCTCGACTGTCGCATCGGGCTGGACGAGACCGAAGAGGGGAGGTTCCCCAAGGAACGCTCTCTCGAACACCCGGTCCGACCAATCCCCGACGGGGAGTTCGAACTCATTCCTCTTGGGGACGATCCGGAAAGGACGGTGAAGATAGGTAAGGGACTACCCGAGGAAACAAGAGAAGAGCTAGTAGCATGCCTCAAAGAGAACTCCGACCTCTTCGCGTGGAATGCCGCAGAAATGCCCGGGCTGGACCCCGAGATCGCGTGTCATAAGCTAGCTTTAGACCGGGCAGCCAAGCCCATAGCACAGCGTAGACGCAAGCAATCGCCCGAAAAGGCAGAGGCTGCCGAGCGGGCTGTAAAAGACCTCTTAGAGGCAAATTTTATTTCTGAAGCCCAGTACACAACCTGGCTCTCTAATGTAGTCCTCgttaagaaaaataatggaaaatggcgtatgtgtgttgattatactgATCTTAATAGGGCTTGCCCGAAAGATGCTTTCCCCCTCCCTAATATAGACTTGCTCATTGACAACTCTGCAGGTTTTAAACTCTTGTCCTTCATGGACGCATATAGTGGATACAACCAGATCCCTATGTCGCCCGCAGACAAGAAACACACAGCGTTCATGACCCCAACGGGCAATTACTATTACAACGTGATGTCGTTCGGACTCAAGAACGCTGGCGCTACATACCAACGCATGATGAACAAAGTCTTCAAGGACGAAATAGGGGACATGCTCGAAGTGTACATGGACGACATGATCGTCAAATCACATGAGGAGATAACCCATGCTCGACACCTTGCGAAGGTATTCGAGCAGGCGAGACAGTGTAAAATGAGGTTCAACCCCGAAAAATGCACGTTCGGAGTCCGGGCAGGCAAGTTCCTCGGTTTCTATCTCACCGAAAGAGGGATCGAGGCCAACCCCGACAAATGCCGGGCATTCTCGGAATTTCCGACCCCGAAAACCAAAAAATCGATCCAGTCACTCAATGGAGTGCTCGCCTCACTCTCCCGTTTCATCGCCAAGTCCGCCCAGCACGCATTGCCATTCTTCAGACTCCTTCGCAAAGAGGCTACCTTCGACTGGACCGATGAATGCGAGCAAGCGCTACTCCATCTAAAGAAGGTTCTGTCCCAACCCCCGGTCTTATCACGGCCATCAGAAAAGGAAACCCTATACTTATACCTATCCGTGGCGACCGAGGCCGTCAGCGCCGTTCTAATAAGAGAAACCGACGAAGGACAAAAGCCCATCTATTTTACGAGTAAAGCACTCCAAGGTCCCGAGCTCCGATATCAGCAAATCGAAAAGGTCGCCCTGGCCCTCATCAACACAGCGAGGAGACTACGATATTACTTCCTCGCACACACGATAAAG GAAAGCCTTGAAAGCTCAGGCACTGGCCGACTTCGTCGCGGAGATGACCCACTGCCCGACTCCAGCAGAAAGCGCCCACAAATGGACGATCTTCGTCGATGGCGCCTCTAG
- the LOC127104141 gene encoding pectinesterase, whose translation MQTPFSTHMNNLLFNCFIAYFLFFSLLFVHGKELSCNQTPYPHVCNHYIGTTNTLSTIDSYSFHDVSLKVTMDQAIDAYKLVSTMDLNNFKDNRAKSAWEDCVELYEDTIYQLNRSINSNNFNDKLTWQSASITNHQTCQNGFIDFNLPSHLNYFPSILTNFTKLLSNSLSITNTLAASSSLSSSNPKQNGGRRLLSEGFPHWLSGSDRKLLQTTPSADIVVAQDGSGNYKTISEGVAAAKGSGKGRVVIHVKAGVYKENIDIKKTVKNIMIFGDGMDSTIVTGNHNAQDGSTTFRSATFAVMGDGFIAKDMTFENTAGPQKHQAVALRSGADHSVFYRCSFKGYQDTLYVYANRQFYRDCNIYGTVDFIFGNAVTVLQNCNILVRKPMGNQQNTVTAQGRTDPNENTGIVIHNCRVTAAGDLKASQNSVKSYLGRPWQKYSRTVVMKSNIDGVINSQGWAPWSGGFALSTLYYAEYMNVGDGANTNGRVNWSGFHVITNPSEAVKFCVGNFLAGESWISGVPFDAGL comes from the exons ATGCAGACTCCATTTTCTACTCATATGAATAATCTCTTATTCAATTGTTTCATTGCATATTTTCTCTTCTTTTCTCTCTTGTTTGTGCATGGTAAAGAATTATCATGCAATCAAACACCATACCCTCATGTTTGCAACCATTACATTGGAACCACTAATACACTATCAACCATTGATTCTTATTCATTCCATGATGTTTCCCTTAAGGTTACCATGGACCAAGCTATTGACGCATACAAACTTGTGTCCACCATGGATTTGAATAATTTCAAAGACAATAGAGCCAAGTCTGCATGGGAAGATTGTGTAGAGCTTTATGAGGATACAATTTATCAACTTAATCGCTCCATAAACTCAAACAATTTCAATGACAAATTAACTTGGCAAAGTGCTTCCATTACCAATCATCAAACTTGCCAGAATGGTTTCATTGATTTCAATCTTCCGTCCCACTTAAACTACTTTCCTTCCATCTTAACCAACTTTACTAAGTTGCTTAGCAATTCCTTGTCCATTACCAACACTCTAGCTGCTTCGTCCTCATTGTCATCCTCAAATCCGAAACAAAACGGAGGTAGAAGGTTGTTATCAGAAGGATTTCCCCATTGGCTTTCCGGTTCAGATAGGAAACTTCTGCAGACAACACCAAGCGCTGATATTGTGGTGGCACAAGATGGAAGTGGAAACTATAAGACAATCTCAGAGGGTGTAGCAGCTGCTAAGGGAAGTGGAAAAGGAAGAGTTGTGATTCATGTGAAAGCAGGTGTATATAAAGAGAACATTGATATAAAGAAGACAGTGAAGAATATAATGATATTTGGAGATGGAATGGATTCCACCATTGTTACTGGTAATCATAACGCTCAAGATGGTTCTACTACTTTCCGTTCGGCAACTTTTG CTGTTATGGGAGATGGTTTCATAGCAAAAGATATGACCTTCGAGAATACTGCCGGACCACAAAAACACCAGGCGGTGGCTCTCCGTTCCGGCGCCGATCACTCCGTTTTCTACCGTTGCTCTTTCAAAGGCTATCAGGACACTCTATACGTCTATGCCAACCGTCAATTCTACCGTGACTGTAACATCTACGGAACAGTCGATTTCATCTTTGGCAACGCAGTTACAGTTCTTCAAAACTGCAATATCTTAGTTAGAAAACCTATGGGCAACCAACAGAACACCGTAACGGCACAGGGAAGAACAGATCCAAACGAGAATACCGGAATAGTGATCCATAACTGCCGTGTAACCGCTGCTGGTGATTTGAAAGCATCTCAAAATTCAGTGAAAAGTTATCTAGGAAGACCGTGGCAGAAGTATTCAAGAACGGTTGTAATGAAAAGTAACATTGATGGTGTTATAAACTCTCAAGGTTGGGCTCCATGGAGTGGTGGTTTTGCTCTGAGTACACTTTATTATGCAGAATATATGAATGTTGGTGATGGTGCTAATACTAATGGGAGAGTAAACTGGTCTGGTTTTCATGTAATTACAAATCCATCAGAAGCTGTTAAGTTCTGTGTTGGTAATTTCTTGGCTGGTGAATCTTGGATATCTGGTGTGCCGTTTGATGCAGGTTTATGA